A window from Phalacrocorax aristotelis chromosome 5, bGulAri2.1, whole genome shotgun sequence encodes these proteins:
- the LOC142058082 gene encoding membrane-spanning 4-domains subfamily A member 15-like, translated as MAATTVTDSGGVRIITEVIPATDPRAAQLASSSRPSAPALSFQARSFRRAQPKALGTIHIFTGIIHICFGIILMVAEHRTPSLPVASGVLFWLGFLLLISGSLLVESEKRDNILLVKTCCVVNVGVILSTLVATLIHTVAITNDIPSCKINLPYQLKAEWCFNAENKMLSNGLDSIFIIFCLLEFCVAVAALAFGYHAVKLHSYTRMVL; from the exons ATGGCAGCCACCACGGTGACCGACTCTGGGGGCGTGAGGATCATCACAGAGGTCATCCCGGCCACAGACCCCCGAGCGGCCCAGCTGGCCTCCAGCTCCAGGCCGTCCGCGCCCGCGTTGTCATTTCAAGCCAGAAGCTTCAGAAGGGCTCAGCCCAAGGCGCTGGGG ACCATCCACATCTTCACTGGGATCATCCACATCTGCTTTGGGATCATCCTGATggtggcagagcacaggaccccttccctccctgtggCCAGCGGGGTCCTCTTCTGGCTCGGGTTCCTG CTCCTGATCTCAGGTTCTCTGCTTGTGGAAAGCGAAAAAAGAGATAACATCTTGCTG GTGAAGACCTGCTGCGTCGTCAACGTCGGGGTCATCCTGAGCACGCTGGTGGCCACTCTTATCCACACAGTGGCCATCACTAACGACATCCCCAGCTGCAAGATCAACCTACCGTACCAGCTGAAAGCCGAGTGGTGCTTCAATGCTGAGAATAAG ATGCTGAGCAATGGGCTGGATTCTATCTTCATCATTTTCTGCCTCCTGGAGTTCTGTGTCGCAGTGGCGGCCCTGGCCTTTGGCTACCATGCTGTCAAGCTGCACAGCTACACACGCATG gTGCTGTAG